The Daphnia pulex isolate KAP4 chromosome 3, ASM2113471v1 genome includes a region encoding these proteins:
- the LOC124191571 gene encoding autophagy protein 12-like yields the protein MDNNPVNEALPDAASVEDNELNVEMPSHTDESLPALPNSAPATPKADNKTPKITVVLCPVGGAPIMRQRKWEVDSTQTIGFIASFIRKKLTLQKSDSLFFYVNQSFAPSLDQTVQNLFDCFGSDGKLILAYCRTQAWG from the exons ATGGATAACAACCCGGTTAATGAAGCACTTCCTGATGCAGCAAGTGTGGAAGATAATGAACTAAATGTAGAAATGCCTTCTCATACAGACGAAAGCTTACCGGCCCTCCCCAACAGCGCCCCAGCTACTCCAAAAGCAGATAATAAAACacccaaaa tTACAGTGGTACTCTGTCCAGTTGGAGGAGCTCCTATTATGAGACAGAGGAAATGGGAAGTAGATTCCACACAGACAATTGGCTTTATTGCATCCTTTATCAGGAAGAAACTTACACTCCAGAAGTCAGATTCTCTT tTCTTTTATGTCAACCAGTCGTTTGCCCCTTCACTCGACCAAACAGTCCAGAACCTTTTTGATTGCTTTGGTTCTGATGGCAAATTGATTTTAGCTTATTGCAGAACACAAGCATGGGGTTGA
- the LOC124191570 gene encoding synembryn-A-like translates to MDFVNVIKSRDGSKIQQILEEFITQNAKSFTFQSMDTCSIQTEVWNSLFELLKDEEFSSCHSHCLQILKILSRDQQHLDKIVTDSFINLLVEKANLSLQKSTNLPEQFVGILEAQKCIFNLVFSHLKSRTLVSETSIAEAILLRLSVEKSSNIPHDVLLFDLKILFLLTALCSDCRPTLRYSLHGIKHLTKYLEQCCTVHGLDHLDGNTAELCCECLKIIFNLLLSNEKLIDLPNEDYDDLQLQRELMKIIRQFLLANSNALAKKEELKSHAINLLTSMSFESYEELIPACANSEDCFQGCDITALVVLLEFLEERLGKPIRVLQEELLPVLSVLIQFSRTNRIARKFIRSRVLPPLRDVMHRPEEGNTIRSKLCRLMTSPSTQVEFLVAEFLFVLCKENVSRLIKYTGYGNAAGLLAHRGLMMGHPPSHVSAYSSDSEDSGTEEYKQVEHSINPVTGSYEPQRPNPLENMSEEQKEYEAVKLVNMIDQLQRKGIIQPARVGEDGKPRAIEHVMELQKD, encoded by the exons CGTAATCAAAAGTAGGGATGGTTCCAAAATCCAACAAATTTTGGAAGAATTCATCACTCAA aATGCCAAATCTTTCACATTCCAGTCTATGGACACATGCAGTATCCAAACAGAAGTGTGGAATTCGCTTTTCGAATTATTAAAAGATGAAGAGTTCTCTAGTTGCCACTCTCATTGTTTACAGATACTTAAAATATTAAG TCGGGACCAGCAACACCTTGACAAAATTGTGACAGATTCTTTTATTAATCTGTTAGTTGAGAAAGCAAATCTCAGTCTTCAAAAATCAACTAACCTACCAGAACAGTTTGTTG GGATATTGGAAGcccaaaaatgtattttcaaCCTGGTTTTTAGTCATCTTAAGTCAAGAACACTTGTTTCTGAGACTTCTATAGCTGAAGCCATCCTCTTGAGATTATCTGTAGAAAAATCATCTAATATCCCACATgatgttcttttatttgatttaaaaattctttttcttcttactgCTCTGTGCAGTGATTGCCG accAACTCTACGATATTCGTTACACGGAATCAAACATCTGACAAAATACCTAGAACAGTGTTGCACGGTTCATGGACTAGATCACTTGGATGGTAACACAGCAGAACTTTGCTGTGaatgtttgaaaatcattttcaacttgttactttcaaatgaaaaactcATTGATTTGCCGAACGAGGATTACGATGATTTGCAACTACAGCGAGAATTGATGAAAATTATCCGTCAGTTTCTGTTAGCCAATTCGAATGCATTGGCTAAGAAAGAGGAATTAAAAAG tcaTGCCATAAATTTGCTTACAAGCATGTCATTTGAAAGCTATGAAGAACTAATTCCTGCTTGTGCCAATTCAGAAGATTGCTTCCAAGGTTGTGATATCACTGCTTTGGTAGTTTTGCTGGAATTTTTGGAAGAACGCCTTGGAAAA cCGATTCGGGTCTTGCAAGAAGAGCTTCTTCCCGTTCTTTCAGTACTGATTCAGTTTTCAAGAACAAACAGAATTGCTCGTAAATTTATACGCTCTCGTGTTCTTCCTCCGCTTCGTGACGTCATGCACCGACCAGAGGAAGGTAACACAATACGAAGCAAACTATGTCGACTGATGACTTCGCCTAGCACGCAAGTTGAGTTTCTAGTCGCAGAATTCCTCTTTGTTCTCTGCAAAGAAAATG TAAGCAGATTGATTAAATACACCGGTTATGGCAACGCAGCTGGTCTTCTGGCTCATCGAGGATTAATGATGGGACATCCACCGTCTCATGTTTCGGCTTATTCTTCGGACTCGGAAGATTCCGGAACTGAAGAATACAAGCAAGTGGAACACAG TATTAATCCTGTTACCGGCTCGTACGAACCACAACGTCCCAACCCACTCGAAAACATGTCGGAGGAACAGAAGGAATATGAGGCTGTCAAGTTGGTGAATATGATCGACCAATTGCAAAG AAAAGGAATCATTCAGCCGGCTCGAGTTGGCGAAGACGGTAAACCTCGGGCCATCGAGCATGTAATGGAACTTCAGAAAGATTAA